The DNA window ATGGCCCACGGCGAGGTCGTCGAGGACGGCACCCCCGACGCCCTCGTCGGCTCGGGCGAGGGTCACTTCTCCGACCTGCACCAGGCCTGGCTCGAGTCGCTGGCCTGAGCTCAGGGACGCGGCGGGCCCCCGGGGGCGGTGCCGGGCCCGGCCTCGGGCGCGGGCTCGAGCCCCGCGAGCAGCGTGTCGCCCTGATCGACGAGGGCGGCGCGCTGCTCGGGGTCCAGGGAGTCCCACTCGTCGGAGAACCGCTGCGTGAAGGCGGTGGTCAGGTCGACGAACTCGGCGTCGCCGGCCAGGTCGCGCATGCCCGCCCGCCCGGCCAGCACCGCAGCGAGCCGATCCCCCAGGGGAGTCCCGGCGTAGTGCTCGGCGAGCTGACCGATCCCGTCGCGCAGCGCGACCGCCCCCGCGTCGTCCCCGGCGAACTCGCGGATCGAGTCGACCGGGTCCGTCGGGTCGACCGGGGCGGGCCGGCTCATGGTGCCGTCAGCCGCGCCTCGAGGCCCGACACGAGCGCGTCCACGGTGAGGTCCCCCTCGTCGGGGTCGAAGGAGTGCTCGACGTGCACCGTGCCGGCGCCGCGGTCGATGGTCACCAACCAGACGTTGAGGTCGAGCTCGACCGGGTCCGGGGCGGTGCCGGCCACGGCGTCGAGGATGACGCGCGAACCCGAGGGTCCCTCGTCGCGGAACAGTCGGTCGGTCCAGTCCTGGGTCATCAGAAGTCCTCTCACGGGCTCGGGAACGCGGTGTTGACGACGCCGTCACGCACGTAGACGGTCGGACGCCTCGGCGACCGATCGATGGCCCCGGCCGAAGGCCACGTGCATCATCTGCATGGTCATGGTGATCTCCTCTCGTCGCCCGTCGAGCCTCCGCACGGTCGGCGTGGTTACACCCGAACCACAGCGACCTGGACCGACGGGCCGCCCGGATCTCTTGCGTCGTGCCGCGGGCTGACGGGGCTCTCAGGCCCGCGCGACCAGGGCCAGCGTCGTGTCGTCGCCCCCGACCTGCGCGGGGCCGCGCACGTCGCGAGGGAGCCGGGCGCGGATGGCCGAGAGGCCGCCGTCGCGGGCGGTCACGGCCAGCTCACGCCCGACCTCCGACCACCAGGTCTGGGAGTCCGTGCGGGCCTTGCCGAGGCCGTCGGTGCAGACGTAGGCGAGGCTGATCGGGTCCTTGCGCAGGTCGAGCGTGGCGGTGCGCAGCGACGAGATCGGGTCGTGCTGGCACAGCGAGGCGGTGAGGACGCCGTCGAGGGACGGGTCCTCGGGCAACGGTCGCCACGCCTCGCCCGACGTCCGGACGGCCACGGTGTCACCGTCGCCGATCTGGAGCGCGACCAGGAGGTCGGGCGTCGTCGCGACCGCGAGCAGCGTGGTGCCGTAGGGCACGAGGGGTCCGCGTGGGGCCTCGTCGGAGCGAAAGGGGTGGGCCTCGACGTGCTCCAGCACCGCGCGACGCCAGGCCGTGGCCACGTCGACGGCGACCTCGACGGGGTCGATCGGCTCGGTGCCGCGCAGGGCTGTCTGCAGGGCGTCGAGGGTCAGCGCGGTCGCGAGGTCGGCGCCGACGTCGCTGCGGAAGTGGGCGTGGTGCCCGTGGCCGTCGGCGACGACCACGATCGCCGCCGTGCCGTCACCTGCCGCCCAGGTGCGCACGGAGTCCTGGTTGGGCAGGTGCTCGCGCACGTGGAACGAGCCGATCGTCGTCGCCGACGCGACCCCCCACCCGGCGTTGCTCTCACCCATGGCTCCACCCTGCCAGGCGGTGGGGACATGATCGTCGGGTGAGCCTCCTGCTGCAGACCCCTCGCGCCGCCGTACGCCGGCTGCTCCGCCCGGGGGCCCCGAGCCCGTTGCGCGACCGGGTGGTCCTGGTGACGGGTGCGTCCTCGGGCATCGGCGAGGCGACCTCGCGGCTCGTGGCCGAGCGGGGCGCGACGGTGCTGCTGGTCGCGCGACGCGCCGAGACCATCGGCTCGCTCGCCGACGAGCTCGTCGCCGCGGGCGGCCGCGCCGCGGCGTACCCCTGCGACCTGACCGACGGCGACGCCGTCGACGCCCTGGTGGAGCGGGTGCTCGCCGAGCACGGTGGGGTCGACTACCTGGTCAACAACGCGGGTCGCTCGATCCGCCGCTCGCTGCGCGACAGCCACGACCGGTTCCACGACTTCGAGCGGACCATGGCGATCAACTACTTCGGCCCGGTGCGCCTGACGATGGGGCTGCTGCCGGCGATGCGCGAGCAGCGGTTCGGTCACGTCGTCAACATCGTGTCGTGGGGCGTGCAGCTCAAGGCGCCGCGTTTCGCGGCCTACCTCGCGTCGAAGTCGGCCCTCGACACCTGGGCCCGGGTCGCCGCGCGCGAGACCTGGGACGACAACGTCACCTTCACCAACATGCGCTTCGGCGTGGTGCAGACCCCGATGCTCGCGACGTCGTCGCAGCACTACCGCGGCCTGCCCTCGCTGACGGCCGACCAGGCCGCCGCCCGTGTCGTCCGGGCCCTCGAGGACCGGCCGGTGTCGTGGAACATCGCCGCTGGCCGGGCGGGCGACGTGCTCAACCTGGTGGCGCCGCGACTGGCCGACTACGTGATGAGCCGTTCGGCCCGAGCCGGCCGGACGACGACGTAGGGTGCGATCCATGGACGACACCCGCGTGGCCGCGCCGGCAGTGAGCGCCGACGGCCGCTTCTGGTACGACGGCCGGCGCTGGGTGCCGTTCCCGCAGGTCGGCCCCTCGGCCGGTGCCGTCGCGCGGCGCCTGGTCGACGAGACCGCGCGGTTCCTGGTGGAGCTGCTCGTCGCGGTGTGGGCCGTGCCGCTGGTCATGCTGGTCGCGGCGCTCGGCGTGATGTCCGTGACCCCGGACTCCTACGACGCCGTGGCCGCGATCGCCGTCGTCGTGGTGGTGCTCGGCACCCTCTGGCGGCTCACCCGACCCCGTCGCTGAGGACCGAGCCCAGGTCGAAGCCGTCCGTCGTCCTCCGAGCGGCGCAGGCGACGGCGGGCGACCTCACGACAGGCCGGCCAGTCGGTAGAGCACCAGGCTCCCCGACACCGCGACGTTGAGGCTCGCCCCGCTGCCGACCATCGGGATCTCGACGCACAGGTCGGCGGTCTCGACCAGCTCGTCGGGCACACCGTGGTGCTCGTGACCCAGCAGGACGACGGTCCGGCCACGGGCGGGCTCCAGGCGCGGCAACGGGAGCGAGCCCTCGGCGAGCTCGACGGCGACGACCGTCCAGCCCGCCTCCTGCTGGTCGCGCACCCAGCCGTCCTTGTCGCGGCGTACCCAGTGGACGCAGGGACGTCGCCGACCCAGGGTGTCACCCCTGGTCAGCGCCGCCCGGTAGTGCTCGCTGTCAGGCACCGCGAGGCAGGCACCGACCGCGTCGCAGGTGCGCAGCAGGGTGCCGAGGTTGGCGTCGTACGCCACCCAGAGCGGCGCGAGGACGAGGTGCCCCCAGCAGCGGTGCTGGCGGGGACGCCGGCGGCGCCGCAGGTCGGCGGGCTTCGACTTGACCGGGCTCACCGAAGGGTGGGAGCGGCTCCGGCCGGGCGCAGGGACGAGGACTGAGGGTTCATGCGAGAGCGCCTTTCAGCGGCGGCGCCGGTCCATCGACGAGACGCCCAGAGCGAGCGTCGGGACGAGTCTCCCAGGTGTGCGGAACCAACGCACCCGACATCTCGTCCCAGGCCCGTGACCCACGCCGTGACGCGCCTCCCTCGTCTGCTGCTCGCCCTGCTGGCCACCCTGCTCGCCGTCCCGGTCCTGCTCACCTCCACGGCCGGCCCCGCACACGCCTGCTCGTGCGAGCAGCGCAGCATTCGGGCCTACGCGACCTCGGCTGACGCGGTCTTCGTCGCGACCATGCTCGAACCCATGGCGGAGGGCTCGACCGGTCTCGTGCGGGCGCGCGCGGCGGTCGAGCGGGTGTACGCCGGCGACGTCCTCAGCACCGTCACGCTCGAGACCGGCGGCCAGGGCGCGGCCTGCGCTCTGACCGGGCTGGAGGAAGGTCGGACCCTCCTGTTCTTCGCTTCCGGCCACGGAGCGGCGTTCGGGGTGGGCAGCTGCGACGGGAACAGGGCGGCCGACCGGGCCAGCCTCGCCGAGGTCGAGAAGGTCCTGGGTGCGGGTCGCGCGCCGACCCACCGCGCCAGGACGGACGACGACGCCGGGCAGGTCGACGACACGGAGCCCGGATGGCTGGAGTCCGGGACGACGTACGCCGCCGTGCTGGGTGCGGGGGTGCTGCTGGCAGTCGGAGCCTGGTGGCTGCGACGCCTGCGTGTACCGGGCTAGCTGGCCTTCTTGGCGGCCGTCTTCTTCGTGGCCGTCTTCTTCACAGCGGCCTTCTTGGCCGGGGCCTTCTTGGCGGCCACCTTCTTGGCCGGGGCCTTCTTCGCAGCGCTCTTCCTGGCTGGCTTCTGGTCGGCCTCGCCGTCGTCCTCGTCCGAGCCGTCCGAGTCGTCCGACTCGGCGGCGGCCGGCACCGACTCGCCTCGGGCGGTCTTGGCCGCGGCGACCGAGCGCTGCAGGGCCGCGAGCAGGTCGACGACCTCGCCGCCGGTCTTGGTCGAGGTGGGGGTGCGCTTGATCTCGCCGCCCTCGATCTTGGCCTTGACGACCTCCTTGACCGCGTCGGCGTAGTCGTCCTCGTAGTCGGAGGAATCGAAGTCGCCCGCCAGGGTCTCGACCAGCATGGTGGCCATCTTGACCTCGGAGTCCTTGACCTCACCGGTCTCGATCGAGAAGTCGGGGGTGCGGATCTCGTCGGGCCACATCATCGTCTGGAGCACGATCACGTCGTCGCGCACGCGGAGCACCGCCACGCTGGTGCGCTGGCGCAGCGCGACCGTGACGACGGCCATCCGGTCGGCGTCCAGCAGGGCCTGGCGCAGCAGCGCGTAGGGCTTGGCGCCGGACTTCTCGGGCTCGAGGTAGTAGGACTTCTCGAACAGCATCGGGTCGATCTGGTCGCTCGGCACGAACTTCTCGACCGCGATCTCGCGCGACGACGTCGAGGGCATCGAGGCCATGTCGTCGTCGGTGAGGATGACCATCTCGCCGTCCTCGGTCTCGTAGCCCTTGGCGATCTCGGAGTAGGGCACCTCCTCGCCGTCGATCGAGCAGACGCGCTGGTACTTGATCCGCCCGCCGTCGCTCTCGTGGACCTGTCGGAACGACACGTCGTGGCTCTCGGTCGCGGAGTAGAGCTTCACCGGGACGCTGACCAGCCCGAAGGAGACCGCGCCCTTCCAGATCGCACGCATGGGGCAGTATCTCCCGCTTCTCCGGGGGGTTGTCCACAGGCGTCGGCACGACGGTGGCGGCAGTCGGAGCGAGATCGCAGGCTCTCGTGCATGGCCGAGCCGCGTGCGATGCTGAAGGAGGCGGAAGGATGGTCATGGTCGAGCTCATTCCCGAGAAGGTCGGATCGTGGACCTTCGACGACCTCCAGGCGCTTCCTGACGAGTCCGCCTGGCGCTACGAGATCGTCGACGGGGCCTTGGTCGTGAGCCCCGGGCCGGCACTGCGGCACGAAGTGGTCGGAGAGCTCTTGCGAGGGTGCCTGCGACGAGTACTCCCTGCCCACGTCATCACGATCGGCCCGATGGCGGTGGACCTCGAGCCCACCTACCGTCTGCCCGACCTCGTCGTGGTCGATCTCGAGACGGACGACACCACCAAGCTGGCGCCGGTCGATGTCCACCTGGCGATCGAGGTCGTCTCCTCCAGCTCGCGCACCACCGACCGCGTCACCAAGCCGGCCGAGTACGCCGCACATGGCATCGCGGCCTACTGGTGCGTCGAGACGACGCCCCACGTGTCCATCACCGCCTACGCGCTGCGAGACGGGGTCGACGTCTACACGGAGCTCGGTACGTGGGGTGCGGGGGAGACCCTGGTCGTCTCCGAGCCCTTCGACCTCGAGGTGGTCGTCGACGACCTCACCCCCGGCCGGCCGTAGCCGCGACAGGAGCCGCAACAGGCAGGATGGGCGCATGCGCCCGATGCTCGCCACCCACGGCGACCACGTCCCCCCGGGCGAGGAGTGGGCCCACGAGGTCAAGTGGGACGGCATGCGGATCCTCGCCGACTCGGCGGCGTACGGCGACCGCGGGCGCTACCGGCTGACCAGCCGCAACGAGAACGACGTGACCTCGGCCTGGCCCGACGTCGCCGAGGGCCTGCGCGAGATGCGCGGCCTGCGCCGGCGCGACCTGCTGGTCGACGGAGAGATCATCTCGCTCAACGACGCCGGCCTCC is part of the Nocardioides plantarum genome and encodes:
- a CDS encoding protein phosphatase 2C domain-containing protein; this translates as MGESNAGWGVASATTIGSFHVREHLPNQDSVRTWAAGDGTAAIVVVADGHGHHAHFRSDVGADLATALTLDALQTALRGTEPIDPVEVAVDVATAWRRAVLEHVEAHPFRSDEAPRGPLVPYGTTLLAVATTPDLLVALQIGDGDTVAVRTSGEAWRPLPEDPSLDGVLTASLCQHDPISSLRTATLDLRKDPISLAYVCTDGLGKARTDSQTWWSEVGRELAVTARDGGLSAIRARLPRDVRGPAQVGGDDTTLALVARA
- a CDS encoding Ku protein, which gives rise to MRAIWKGAVSFGLVSVPVKLYSATESHDVSFRQVHESDGGRIKYQRVCSIDGEEVPYSEIAKGYETEDGEMVILTDDDMASMPSTSSREIAVEKFVPSDQIDPMLFEKSYYLEPEKSGAKPYALLRQALLDADRMAVVTVALRQRTSVAVLRVRDDVIVLQTMMWPDEIRTPDFSIETGEVKDSEVKMATMLVETLAGDFDSSDYEDDYADAVKEVVKAKIEGGEIKRTPTSTKTGGEVVDLLAALQRSVAAAKTARGESVPAAAESDDSDGSDEDDGEADQKPARKSAAKKAPAKKVAAKKAPAKKAAVKKTATKKTAAKKAS
- a CDS encoding TrmH family RNA methyltransferase, whose translation is MSPVKSKPADLRRRRRPRQHRCWGHLVLAPLWVAYDANLGTLLRTCDAVGACLAVPDSEHYRAALTRGDTLGRRRPCVHWVRRDKDGWVRDQQEAGWTVVAVELAEGSLPLPRLEPARGRTVVLLGHEHHGVPDELVETADLCVEIPMVGSGASLNVAVSGSLVLYRLAGLS
- a CDS encoding Uma2 family endonuclease → MVELIPEKVGSWTFDDLQALPDESAWRYEIVDGALVVSPGPALRHEVVGELLRGCLRRVLPAHVITIGPMAVDLEPTYRLPDLVVVDLETDDTTKLAPVDVHLAIEVVSSSSRTTDRVTKPAEYAAHGIAAYWCVETTPHVSITAYALRDGVDVYTELGTWGAGETLVVSEPFDLEVVVDDLTPGRP
- a CDS encoding SDR family NAD(P)-dependent oxidoreductase translates to MSLLLQTPRAAVRRLLRPGAPSPLRDRVVLVTGASSGIGEATSRLVAERGATVLLVARRAETIGSLADELVAAGGRAAAYPCDLTDGDAVDALVERVLAEHGGVDYLVNNAGRSIRRSLRDSHDRFHDFERTMAINYFGPVRLTMGLLPAMREQRFGHVVNIVSWGVQLKAPRFAAYLASKSALDTWARVAARETWDDNVTFTNMRFGVVQTPMLATSSQHYRGLPSLTADQAAARVVRALEDRPVSWNIAAGRAGDVLNLVAPRLADYVMSRSARAGRTTT